From the genome of Denticeps clupeoides chromosome 4, fDenClu1.1, whole genome shotgun sequence, one region includes:
- the dspa gene encoding desmoplakin-A isoform X2 codes for MSMYSPSRVQATLGRRTSSRPDLSGGFMVGGNGYEFSEYTFSKASMGGGGGGGGGGGGGGQVSVPPQKRAQSVYMNCKEQLMRAQYLLQCGAPPAEVEKLLISSAENLEWLKRSASDMQSMNIPNELVCSWISECQKMQTDLQLPLGTSQRKNRGSFSWEDPGKSFHDAMGWMSQQKRLIERAQFGEDVSTIEQQILSHSKFHSSIQRSMEVDRARNELMQKGDKATLHHLDQEWDSLQKMSYARASHLKELQNIIEEISKAIMWVNEHEEEELVFDWGDKNIDVYIPKKQESYSKLMRDLEEKEKELNKLKQKVDVLLTSHPASDKIEAYMETLQTQWSWLLQITKCIHVHLKENAAYSQFFKEANETYAKLQKDHESIRKKFSCDKNTPLESLTDLLYNLEREKEKLMENKRQVQTLVNKSKNIVRLKPRSPDEKSSGQVIVQALCDFKQDQKGIMKGNEAILKDNSQRSKWQVTGPGGLDMMIPSVCLIIPPPNPLSITLANKNEQYYEAIMGIWNQLYINIKSLMSWQYCMRDINQINSLTLTMLSKMRPEEYRSIVKSLETHYQEFLRSSHGSEMFGDEDKRKMESQYVGAQTHYDQLVVQLPAYNANTLQMEVVKPVTATVVNTEPVKLEPVKKPPPPPSSTVSITLLSDLSALRRRLEGVELGLGQHLHVPLRDDAPQECSRRLVLLQEIHSDLDSIRNEYLRLREKILQQLDGAKDPEQVRFLRGELEFIDQKLGNLQNFSAVYLKRLTALKALLESLYQAEDIVKVHEARLVEKETTSLDVNDIAKYRNNLKQMKSELEQKKDLLKTMESELVKAVEWNGRIDQSFHQCDVDLSKYGEIVGQMTDRWRRIQTQINTRMGDLEKQERQLKQYQQSSGETSRWIDHTQQRQDELQAAKCKDVQSLKTHIDRQKILFSEIKGKKEDVENVHKDADTCASLIKDYELGLASYSAGLETLLNIPIKRTLLHSPATDITEEATSIQARYIELLTRSSDYYKFLAEMLKNMEELKIRNTKIEILEEELERLKNVLNDKSQKNQTLLDSMSKQEVELTQTKELLVNMEVVKRDHARQCSELKDNLSQNYNSLQNLKDEVTRLTYQIDDEKRKRMLAEERYSNQQKDYEEAVRKRQKELDDLKWAKVDVEKALKDKQHEVERLRMQLQEEAARRQAAESETSKNTMMIHESQTSYNEVRQERDNLLTRIKLLDQEKNKQLKLEDELSRVKVSLESELRFKQRLQEDLGKMTNDFNYWKSQCALKEGQARQFESEKSKADRERSSLQNELDKMKNELRTLEQRYKSQLQSSERQVSELSQKRESLETDIKRLQLRPGGLSKHTQTEEKVAMVDPSKLLFDGVHRKVSAQQLYDCGIIDKGTLEKLLSGQKTVSEVAVDIQLSLKGTGVIAGVVQGTQGKMAITEARSKNLLTPESAIMLLEAQAATGYMVDPTFNDKMSVDAACSRGVVDTADRDVLITAEAASIGFKDPYSGKLLSVGQAYKKGRIDKDTTLRLLQAQESVGGILDPVLSVYLPKDAALDRNLIDEDLYRALNKKLPCYLDSNTNEKTTYSDLKKKCKIEPASGLLLLPAKDKAMTVKGFRGEVSINELVKSNLIDETDLQKLNQGKISSQDIEDRLRPYLYGSTCIAGIYDEANDRIMPIYKAMKEGLLRPGTTLELLEAQAASGFMIDPVNNVSLTVEEAWKRGLVGKEFKGKLLSAERAVTGYKDPHTGKVISLFQAIEKELIERGHGIRLLEAQIASGGIIDPIESHRIDVEVAYKRGYFDREMNEILTYEGDDTKGFFDPNTHENLTYLQLKEKCITDSKTGLILLPLHDKKKSTQQQQSSQKNTLRKRRVVIVDPDTGKEMSVREAYHRELIDYETFLELSEQECEWEEICIKATDGSTRLSIVDRKTGTQYDVQEALDKGIITQTSLDQYRSGSLTLTQFADLITSKSRSGEMSIYSSNAEDITTCRSPTQLNPSSPTIRKRFASVSITLSPPSEILDDQSPVGAIFDTETLEKITIPEAQRRGIVDNITAQRLLEAQACTGGIINPASGERLALQDAVHQAIIDEDMAAKLKPAHKAYTGFEDVKTKRKLSTAEAIKEKWLPYEAGQRFLEFQYLTGGLVDPGTGKRIGIEEAIRRGWVDGRGAQKLQETKNYLKILTCPKTKLKISYKDAMDNCMVEDMGLKMLQATSMSTKGISSPYNVSSGPGSRSGSRTGSRSGSRRGSVDYSSISYSYTSSTSKTFSSGSNS; via the exons ATGAGCATGTACTCCCCGTCCCGAGTCCAGGCCACCCTGGGCCGCAGGACGAGCTCCAGGCCCGACCTGTCCGGCGGATTCATGGTCGGGGGGAACGGGTACGAGTTCTCGGAGTACACGTTCTCCAAAGCGTCCatgggcggcggcggcggcggcggcggcggcggcggaggaggggGGCAAGTCAG cgtCCCGCCACAGAAGCGGGCGCAGAGCGTCTACATGAACTGCAAGGAGCAGCTGATGAGAGCGCAGtacctgctgcagtgt GGCGCGCCGCCAGCCGAGGTGGAGAAGCTGCTGATATCGTCCGCCGAGAATCTGGAGTGGCTGAAGCGCTCGGCATCAGACATGCAGAGCATGAATATCCCCAACGAGCTGGTCTGCAGCTG GATCTCAGAATGTCAGAAAATGCAGACAGATCTCCAGCTTCCTCTTGGAACGTCTCAGAGGAAGAATCGCGGCAGCTTCAGCTGGGAGGACCCTGGGAAGAGTTTCCATGATGCCATGGGGTGGATGAGCCAGCAGAAG CGGCTGATCGAGAGGGCGCAGTTTGGTGAGGATGTGTCCACCATTGAGCAGCAGATCCTGTCCCACAGCAAGTTCCACAGCTCCATCCAGAGGAGCATGGAGGTGGATCGAGCGCGCAACGAGCTG ATGCAAAAAGGTGACAAGGCCACGCTGCATCATCTGGACCAGGAATGGGACAGTTTACAG AAAATGTCCTACGCCCGAGCCAGCCATCTGAAGGAGCTGCAGAACATCATCGAGGAGATCTCTAAAGCCATCATGTGGGTCAATGAGcatgaagaggaggagctggTGTTCGACTGGGGGGACAAAAACATTGACGTCTACATCCCAAAAAAGCAGGAGAGCTACTCT AAGCTGATGCGTGATCTggaggaaaaagagaaagagctGAACAAActaaagcagaaagtggacGTCTTGCTGACCAGCCATCCAGCATCAGACAAGATCGAG GCTTACATGGAGACCCTGCAGACTCAGTGGAGTTGGCTGTTGCAGATCACCAAATGCATTCATGTGCATCTAAAAGAGAATGCAGCCTACAGccag TTCTTTAAGGAGGCCAATGAGACCTACGCCAAGCTGCAGAAAGACCACGAAAGCATCCGGAAGAAATTCTCATGTGATAAAAACACACCCCTGGAGAGCCTCACTGACCTGCTGTACAACCTGGAG agagagaaggagaagttAATGGAGAACAAGCGGCAGGTGCAGACTCTGGTCAACAAATCCAAGAACATTGTCCGCCTGAAGCCCCGCAGCCCGGACGAGAAGAGCAGCGGTCAGGTCATAGTCCAAGCTCTGTGTGACTTCAAACAGGACCAG AAGGGTATTATGAAGGGGAATGAAGCCATTCTAAAGGATAATAGCCAGCGCAGCAAGTGGCAAGTGACAGGACCTGGGGGGCTGGACATGATGATCCCGTCTGTGTGCCTTatcattccaccaccaaaccCTCTCAGCATTACCCTGGCCAACaa GAATGAACAGTACTATGAGGCCATCATGGGCATCTGGAATCAGCTCTACATCAACATTAAGAGCCTCATGTCCTGGCAGTACTGCATGAGAGACATCAACCAGATCAACTCCCTCACCCTCACTATG CTTTCGAAGATGCGTCCTGAGGAGTATCGCAGCATAGTCAAGAGCCTGGAGACGCACTACCAGGAGTTCCTGCGTAGCAGCCATGGCTCGGAGATGTTTGGTGATGAAGACAAACGGAAGATGGAGAGTCAATACGTCGGAGCCCAGACCCACTATGACCAGCTGGTTGTCCAACTGCCGGCATACA ATGCTAATACGCTGCAGATGGAAGTAGTAAAACCTGTAACGGCAACGGTGGTCAACACAGAGCCTGTGAAGCTGGAGCCAGTCAAaaaacctccacctccaccgaGCTCCACAGTCAGCATCACCCTGCTGTCAGACTTGAGTGCCCTGCGGCGCCGCCTGGAGGGAGTCGAGCTTGGCCTGGGCCAGCATTTGCATGTCCCCCTCAGGGACGATGCTCCCCAAGAATGTTCCCGCAGGCTTGTGCTGCTCCAG GAAATTCACAGTGATCTAGACTCCATCCGCAACGAGTACCTGAGGCTGAGGGAGAAGATCCTTCAGCAGCTGGATGGGGCAAAAGATCCAGAGCAAGTGCGGTTCCTGAGAGGAGAGCTGGAGTTCATCGACCAGAAACTGGGCAACCTGCAGAACTTTTCTGCAGTCTATCTCAAGAG GCTGACTGCTCTGAAGGCCCTGTTGGAGAGTCTGTATCAGGCTGAAGACATTGTTAAAGTTCATGAAGCTCGCCTGGTGGAGAAAGAGACCACTTCCTTAGACGTGAATGACATTGCAAAGTACCGCAACAACCTGAAG CAAATGAAGTCTGAGCTGGAGCAGAAAAAGGACCTGTTAAAGACGATGGAGTCAGAGCTGGTGAAAGCTGTTGAATGGAACGGCCGAATAGACCAGTCCTTTCACCAGTGTGATGTAGACTTGTCCAAATATGGCGAGATTGTGGGCCAGATGACGGACCGCTGGCGCCGCATTCAGACCCAGATCAACACCCG AATGGGTGACCTGGAAAAGCAGGAAAGGCAGCTGAAGCAATACCAGCAGAGCAGTGGTGAGACCAGTCGCTGGATAGATCACACACAGCAGCGGCAAGATGAGCTGCAGGCCGCAAAATGCAAGGATGTCCAGAGCCTCAAGACCCATATTGACCGACAAAAG ATATTGTTCAGTGAAATCAAAGGAAAGAAAGAGGACGTTGAAAATGTACACAAGGATGCAGATACCTGTGCCTCATTAATCAAG GATTATGAGCTGGGCCTGGCTTCTTACAGCGCTGGCCTAGAGACCCTCCTGAATATTCCCATTAAGAGAACTTTGCTGCACTCTCCTGCAACAGACATCACAGAGGAG GCAACTTCTATTCAGGCTCGCTACATTGAGCTGCTTACACGCTCAAGTGACTACTACAAGTTCCTTGCAGAGATGCTGAAAAACATGGAGGAACTGAAG ATCAGGAACACCAAAATAGAGATTTTGGAAGAAGAACTAGAACGTCTGAAAAATGTGTTGAATGACAAGTCCCAGAAGAACCAGACACTCTTGGACAGCATGTCTAAACAGGAGGTGGAGCTCACACAAACCAAGGAGTTGCTAGTCAACATGGAAGTGGTCAAACGAGATCATGCTCGTCAGTGCAGCGAGCTCAAAGACAACCTCAGCCAGAATTATAACAGTCTGCAGAACCTGAAGGACGAGGTGACACGACTTACCTACCAAATTGATGATGAGAAGCGTAAAAGGATGTTAGCGGAGGAACGCTATTCCAACCAACAGAAAGATTATGAGGAGGCTGTTCGCAAGAGGCAGAAAGAACTGGACGATTTGAAGTGGGCCAAGGTTGATGTGGAAAAGGCTCTGAAGGATAAGCAACATGAAGTGGAGCGGCTGAGGATGCAGTTGCAGGAAGAGGCCGCCCGCAGACAAGCAGCAGAGAGCGAGACCTCAAAG aACACTATGATGATCCATGAATCTCAGACAAGCTACAATGAAGTGCGCCAGGAGAGGGACAACCTTCTTACTAGAATAAAGCTCTTGGaccaggagaaaaacaaacagctgaaactgGAAGACGAGCTGAGCCGCGTCAAGGTGTCACTGGAGTCCGAGCTACGCTTTAAGCAGCGGCTACAGGAGGACTTaggaaaaatgacaaatgacttCAACTACTGGAAGAGCCAGTGTGCCCTTAAGGAAGGTCAGGCAAGACAGTTTGAGTCAGAGAAAAGCAAGGCAGACAGGGAGCGATCTTCACTTCAAAATGAGTTGGACAAGATGAAAAATGAACTGAGGACATTAGAGCAACGCTACAAGAGTCAGCTTCAGTCTTCTGAAAGGCAAGTTTCAGAGCTTTCTCAAAAGAGAGAGTCTCTAGAAACAGACATCAAGCGACTACAACTCCGCCCAGGGGGATTAAGCAAGCATACTCAGACTGAGGAAAAAGTTGCCATGGTTGATCCCTCAAAGCTTCTTTTTGATGGTGTCCATCGGAAGGTGAGTGCCCAGCAACTCTATGACTGTGGAATCATTGACAAAGGAACCCTGGAGAAACTTCTGAGTGGCCAGAAGACAGTGTCTGAGGTCGCTGTCGACATCCAGCTGAGCTTAAAAGGCactggagtgatagctggtgtGGTGCAAGGCACTCAGGGGAAAATGGCCATTACAGAGGCTCGAAGCAAGAACCTGCTGACCCCTGAGAGTGCCATCATGTTGCTGGAAGCCCAGGCTGCAACAGGCTACATGGTAGACCCAACATTCAACGACAAGATGTCTGTCGATGCCGCCTGTTCTAGGGGTGTTGTTGACACTGCAGACAGAGATGTGTTAATTACTGCTGAGGCCGCAAGCATAGGCTTTAAAGATCCGTACTCTGGAAAGCTCTTATCGGTTGGCCAGGCTTATAAGAAAGGTCGCATCGACAAGGACACTACTCTTCGCCTGCTTCAGGCCCAAGAGTCAGTTGGTGGCATCCTGGACCCAGTGCTCAGTGTGTACTTGCCCAAAGATGCAGCCCTTGATCGCAATCTGATCGATGAAGACCTTTATCGAGCCCTGAACAAGAAGTTGCCTTGTTACCTGGATTCGAATACCAATGAGAAGACCACCTACAGTGACTTAAAGAAGAAATGCAAGATTGAACCAGCCTCGGGGTTGCTACTTCTTCCTGCCAAGGACAAAGCAATGACAGTGAAAGGTTTTCGTGGAGAAGTATCAATCAATGAGCTTGTAAAGTCTAACTTGATAGATGAAACTGATTTACAAAAGCTAAACCAAGGAAAGATTTCAAGTCAAGATATAGAAGACAGGCTTAGGCCCTACTTGTACGGCTCTACCTGCATTGCAGGAATCTACGATGAAGCCAATGACCGAATAATGCCAATCTACAAGGCAATGAAGGAGGGTCTGTTGAGACCTGGCACCACGCTAGAACTTTTGGAGGCGCAGGCTGCGTCTGGATTTATGATTGACCCAGTTAACAACGTGTCTTTGACTGTAGAAGAAGCATGGAAGAGGGGTCTGGTGGGCAAAGAATTCAAAGGAAAATTACTCTCTGCTGAACGAGCTGTGACAGGGTACAAAGATCCACATACAGGGAAAGTAATCTCTCTTTTCCAGGCAATTGAGAAAGAATTGATCGAACGGGGTCATGGCATCAGACTGCTGGAAGCCCAAATCGCAAGTGGAGGCATCATCGATCCAATAGAGAGCCATCGTATTGATGTGGAGGTCGCCTACAAGAGAGGTTACTTTGACCGTGAAATGAACGAGATCCTGACCTATGAAGGAGATGACACTAAAGGATTTTTTGACCCAAACACCCATGAAAATTTGACGTACCTGCAACTAAAAGAGAAATGCATTACCGACTCAAAGACAGGGCTCATCCTTCTACCTTTGCAcgacaaaaaaaagtcaacgcAGCAGCAACAGTCTTCTCAGAAGAACACCCTCCGCAAACGAAGGGTGGTGATTGTTGACCCTGACACAGGAAAAGAGATGAGTGTGCGGGAGGCCTACCACAGAGAGCTCATCGACTATGAAACCTTCCTGGAACTCTCTGAACAAGAGTGTGAATGGGAGGAGATCTGTATTAAAGCCACAGATGGCAGCACCCGACTGTCTATAGTTGACCGGAAAACTGGCACCCAGTATGATGTCCAGGaagctctagataagggcatcaTCACTCAGACTTCCTTGGACCAGTACCGTTCGGGCTCTCTAACTCTCACGCAATTTGCGGATCTCATTACAAGCAAGAGTCGGAGCGGCGAGATGTCTATCTACTCCAGTAATGCAGAAGACATCACTACATGCAGGAGCCCCACACAGCTAAATCCATCTTCACCAACTATTCGTAAGCGCTTTGCAAGTGTGTCCATCACTTTGTCTCCACCGTCCGAGATACTGGATGACCAGAGTCCCGTCGGGGCCATATTTGACACAGAGACCTTGGAAAAGATAACTATTCCTGAAGCCCAGCGTCGAGGGATTGTGGACAACATCACTGCTCAGAGACTACTGGAAGCCCAAGCGTGCACAGGGGGCATCATCAACCCGGCAAGTGGTGAGCGGCTTGCATTGCAGGATGCAGTGCACCAGGCCATCATTGATGAAGACATGGCTGCCAAACTGAAGCCAGCCCACAAAGCTTATACTGGCTTTGAGGATGTGAAGACGAAGAGAAAGCTGTCCACTGCAGAGGCAATTAAAGAGAAATGGCTTCCTTACGAGGCAGGACAGAGGTTCCTGGAGTTTCAGTATTTGACTGGAGGCCTTGTGGATCCAGGTACTGGCAAGCGGATTGGAATTGAAGAAGCTATTAGGAGGGGTTGGGTAGATGGCCGAGGTGCTCAGAAGCTACAAGAGACAAAGAACTATTTGAAGATTCTCACTTGCCCTAAAACCAAGCTGAAAATTTCCTACAAAGATGCAATGGACAACTGCATGGTTGAGGACATGGGTCTAAAGATGCTCCAGGCCACTTCCATGTCCACCAAAGGCATCAGCAGCCCCTACAATGTCTCATCAGGTCCTGGGTCACGTTCAGGCTCCAGGACGGGCTCTCGAAGCGGCTCTCGAAGAGGCAGCGTTGACTATTCTTCAATAAGTTATAGTTATACCTCCTCCACTAGCAAAACTTTTAGCTCAGGTTCCAACTCATAa